From Mya arenaria isolate MELC-2E11 chromosome 12, ASM2691426v1, the proteins below share one genomic window:
- the LOC128210798 gene encoding homeobox protein HMX3-like has product MGESYHHSPSPFKTKKKKSRTVFSRNQVYQLEAAFDLKRYLSSAERSGLAASLNLSETQIKIWFQNKRNKWKRQINGEMDEIPLPPAFAALYPQSFFPQSPLASYGHMTEARGDRLRNTVPAFYSHPYARGNVVPK; this is encoded by the coding sequence ATGGGTGAAAGTTACCACCATTCACCGAGTCCTTTCaaaacaaagaagaagaaatCAAGAACTGTGTTCTCCAGAAATCAGGTGTACCAGCTCGAGGCAGCGTTTGACTTGAAACGCTACTTGTCCAGCGCGGAGAGGTCGGGACTAGCTGCTTCTCTTAACTTGTCCGAAACCCAGATTAAGATCTGGTTTCAGAACAAAAGAAATAAGTGGAAACGACAGATTAACGGGGAAATGGACGAAATTCCACTTCCTCCTGCTTTTGCGGCATTATACCCGCAATCATTTTTTCCTCAATCCCCATTGGCAAGTTACGGGCACATGACAGAAGCACGTGGTGATCGTTTGCGAAATACTGTTCCGGCATTCTACTCACATCCCTACGCCAGGGGAAATGTAGTTCCCAAATAG
- the LOC128210800 gene encoding homeobox protein Hmx-like, translated as MTSKAEGISGSVKPTQNNKPLSFSINRILHGGDDNAPLADDRSTSPLTNTESTARPAAHGLCESEEYSRVPHLHATTVHHYAPCTEADECSHFESIERPRACSTPENEFPSPTATSNIHAFHRPLPGALGSAHHSPYMISGPHPLTSHNAFVHPAVYWGHRTVPCVQQTANCLRTSGSENTENTAEIVKHIEANGEFHSNRSTPEPEVHYGASIHSDKSLDSMGESYHQSPSPFKTKKKKTRTVFSRNQVYKLEAAFDLKRYLSSAERSGLAASLNLSETQIKIWFQNRRNKWKRQINGEMDEIPLPPAFAASYLQTSFPQSPLTSYGHMTEARDDLLRRSCTVPSYYSHPYATGKVASKYL; from the exons ATGACTTCAAAAGCTGAAGGGATAAGTGGTTCGGTCAAGCCTACCCAAAACAATAAACCGCTTAGTTTCTCCATTAACCGCATTCTTCATGGAGGAGATGACAATGCACCACTAGCAGACGACAGGTCAACTTCGCCATTGACCAACACAGAGTCGACTGCCCGACCTGCAGCGCATGGGTTGTGCGAGTCAGAAGAATATTCCAGAGTTCCCCACCTGCACGCGACCACAGTGCACCATTACGCACCATGCACGGAGGCAGACGAATGTTCACATTTCG AGAGCATAGAGCGTCCCCGTGCCTGTAGTACACCAGAGAATGAGTTCCCCTCACCGACCGCCACTTCAAACATTCACGCGTTTCACAGGCCACTTCCGGGCGCGCTTGGGTCCGCCCACCACAGCCCCTACATGATCTCCGGTCCACATCCGCTTACCAGCCACAACGCGTTCGTACATCCGGCAGTATACTGGGGTCACAGAACAGTTCCATGTGTCCAGCAAACAGCCAACTGTTTAAGGACAAGTGGTAGTGAAAATACTGAAAACACGGCTGAAATCGTAAAACACATCGAGGCTAATGGTGAATTTCATTCCAATCGGAGCACACCGGAACCGGAAGTTCATTATGGTGCGTCTATTCACAGTGATAAAAGCTTAGACTCTATGGGTGAAAGTTACCACCAATCACCGAGTCCTTTCaaaacaaagaagaagaaaacaagAACTGTGTTTTCCAGAAATCAGGTGTATAAGCTCGAGGCAGCGTTTGACTTGAAACGCTACTTGTCAAGCGCGGAGAGGTCGGGACTAGCTGCTTCTCTTAACTTGTCCGAAACCCAGATTAAGATCTGGTTTCAAAACAGACGAAATAAGTGGAAACGACAGATCAACGGGGAAATGGACGAAATCCCACTTCCTCCTGCTTTTGCGGCATCCTACTTGCAGACATCTTTTCCCCAATCCCCATTGACAAGTTACGGTCACATGACAGAAGCACGTGACGACCTTTTGCGCAGGAGTTGCACTGTTCCGTCTTACTACTCACATCCATACGCCACGGGAAAAGTTGCTTCGAAATACTTGTAG
- the LOC128210802 gene encoding homeobox protein ceh-30-like, with protein sequence MTSKAEGISGSVKPTQNNKPLSFSINRILHGGDDNAPLADDRSTSPLTNTESTARPAAHGLCESEEYSRVPHLHATTVHHYAPCTEADECSHFESIERPRACSTPENEFPSPTATSNIHALHRPLPGALRSALHSPYMIPGRHPLTSHDAFVHPAVHWGHRTVPCVQQTANCVRTSGSENTENTAKIVKHIETNGGFHSNRSTPEPEVHYGASIHSDRSLDSMGESYHQSPSPFKTKKKKTRTVFSRNQVYKLEAAFDLKRYLSSAERSGLAASLNLSETQIKIWFQNKRNKWKRQINGEMDEIPLPPAFAASYLQTSFPQSPLTSYGHMTEARYDLLHSSFTVPAYYSHQYATEKVAPKYLY encoded by the exons ATGACTTCAAAAGCTGAAGGGATAAGTGGTTCGGTCAAGCCTACCCAAAACAATAAACCGCTTAGTTTCTCCATTAACCGCATTCTTCATGGAGGAGATGACAATGCACCACTAGCAGACGACAGGTCAACTTCGCCATTGACCAACACAGAGTCGACTGCCCGACCTGCAGCGCATGGGTTGTGCGAGTCAGAAGAATATTCCAGAGTTCCCCACCTGCACGCGACCACAGTGCACCATTACGCACCATGCACGGAGGCAGACGAATGTTCACATTTCG aGAGCATAGAGCGTCCCCGTGCTTGCAGTACACCAGAGAATGAGTTTCCCTCACCGACCGCCACTTCAAACATTCACGCGCTCCACAGGCCACTTCCGGGCGCGCTTAGGTCCGCCCTCCACAGCCCGTACATGATCCCCGGTCGACATCCGCTTACCAGCCACGACGCGTTCGTACATCCGGCAGTACACTGGGGCCACAGAACAGTTCCATGTGTCCAGCAAACAGCTAATTGTGTAAGGACAAGTGGTAGTGAAAATACTGAAAACACGGCTAAAATCGTAAAACACATCGAGACTAATGGTGGATTTCATTCCAATCGGAGCACACCGGAACCGGAAGTTCATTATGGTGCGTCTATTCACAGTGATAGAAGCTTAGACTCTATGGGTGAAAGTTACCACCAGTCTCCGAGTCCTTTCaaaacaaagaagaagaaaacaagAACTGTGTTTTCCAGAAATCAGGTGTACAAGCTTGAGGCAGCGTTTGACTTGAAACGCTACTTGTCAAGCGCGGAGAGGTCGGGACTAGCTGCTTCTCTTAACTTGTCCGAAACCCAGATTAAGATCTGGTTTCAGAACAAAAGAAATAAGTGGAAACGACAGATCAACGGGGAAATGGACGAAATCCCACTTCCTCCTGCTTTTGCGGCATCCTATTTGCAGACATCTTTTCCCCAATCCCCATTGACAAGTTACGGTCACATGACAGAAGCACGTTACGATCTTTTGCACAGTAGCTTCACTGTTCCGGCTTACTACTCACATCAATATGCCACGGAAAAAGTAGCTccgaaatatttgtattga